A single Carnobacterium inhibens subsp. inhibens DSM 13024 DNA region contains:
- the argC gene encoding N-acetyl-gamma-glutamyl-phosphate reductase codes for MKVGIVGATGYGALELIRLLKNHPKVEVTEIVSHSHHGERLSDLYPHLTKVIERPLMEYDLSYLEKAVDILFFATPAGISKSLVPEVLETSLQCIDLSGDFRLLKKDYEEWYGKEAVASDMQENAVFGLAEIYKDKIRQATFISNPGCYSTAALMGLIPIIKTGLGSKKGIIIDAKSGTSGAGRTLSRMTHFSEMNDSLVPYKFGKHQHTPEIEYYLSKEASKEVTVTLATHLVPMTRGLICTMYVPLTQPTTTKDIWQLYKDFYTNDPFVRLHPIGSMPQTKQVIGSNYVDIGIHVDERSDQVIIVTAIDNLIKGAAGQAIQNMNLMNDWPIQEGLEFSPIYP; via the coding sequence ATGAAAGTCGGAATTGTTGGCGCAACAGGCTATGGTGCGTTAGAACTTATTCGCTTGTTGAAAAATCACCCAAAGGTCGAAGTTACTGAAATTGTTTCCCATTCTCATCATGGAGAACGGTTAAGCGATCTTTATCCCCATTTAACTAAAGTTATAGAAAGACCGTTAATGGAATACGACCTTTCGTACCTTGAAAAAGCAGTAGACATCTTGTTTTTCGCTACACCGGCAGGAATCAGCAAATCACTGGTTCCAGAGGTTCTAGAAACATCCCTGCAGTGTATTGATCTAAGCGGAGATTTCAGGTTATTAAAAAAAGACTATGAAGAATGGTATGGAAAAGAAGCTGTTGCAAGTGACATGCAAGAAAATGCTGTTTTTGGCTTAGCAGAAATTTACAAAGATAAAATTAGACAGGCAACTTTTATTTCTAATCCCGGTTGTTACTCCACTGCTGCTTTGATGGGGTTGATCCCAATCATCAAAACAGGATTAGGATCAAAAAAAGGAATCATTATTGATGCAAAAAGCGGGACATCAGGAGCAGGCCGGACGCTTTCACGAATGACTCATTTCTCTGAAATGAATGATTCACTTGTCCCCTATAAATTTGGCAAGCATCAACATACACCTGAAATCGAGTACTACCTGTCAAAAGAGGCGAGCAAAGAGGTAACGGTAACGTTAGCAACTCACTTAGTACCAATGACTAGAGGATTGATATGCACCATGTATGTTCCTTTAACACAACCAACGACTACCAAAGACATTTGGCAACTCTACAAAGATTTTTATACCAATGATCCTTTTGTCCGTCTACATCCTATTGGATCAATGCCACAAACAAAACAAGTTATCGGAAGCAATTATGTCGATATAGGTATTCATGTAGATGAACGTTCTGATCAAGTCATTATCGTTACAGCCATAGACAACTTGATCAAAGGAGCAGCAGGACAAGCCATTCAAAATATGAATTTAATGAATGACTGGCCCATTCAAGAAGGATTAGAATTCAGTCCAATATACCCTTAA
- a CDS encoding acetylornithine transaminase, with amino-acid sequence MAKEEKQPALMATYARFPITIVKGKGSYVWNDKNEAYLDFTSGIATCNLGHVPEQVSQKVHQQLELLWHCSNLYEIPAQTKLAEALIQQSLFDQVFFCNSGAEANEAALKIARKYAKDQGHPERTAVVSFKQSFHGRTYATMSVTGQEKIQVGYDPLMSDVRFLAFNKDSDLEKIHDGKTAAVLLELVQGEGGVNPAQKDWLHSLQAICKANDILLIVDEVQTGMGRTGELFAYEHYEIEPDVMTLAKGLGSGFPIGAMLAKGTVAASFTPGTHGTTFGGNPLVATAGLATLTEMTMPSFMEEVKQKAADFKEQLNQLADQYSVITKVKGFGFLIGIEVSVEARKLVTMLQQHHVLTLTAGDSVLRILPPLTVTSREIEYFFQKLELVLIEIQRENKPIN; translated from the coding sequence ATGGCTAAAGAAGAGAAACAACCAGCTTTGATGGCTACCTATGCACGTTTTCCAATTACAATTGTTAAAGGAAAAGGGAGCTATGTATGGAATGATAAAAATGAAGCTTATTTAGATTTTACCTCGGGTATTGCTACTTGTAATCTTGGGCATGTACCTGAACAAGTTAGTCAAAAAGTCCATCAACAACTAGAACTTCTCTGGCATTGTTCCAATTTATATGAGATTCCTGCTCAGACAAAGCTGGCTGAAGCACTTATCCAGCAGTCACTATTTGATCAAGTCTTTTTTTGTAATAGTGGAGCAGAAGCAAATGAAGCTGCTTTAAAAATCGCTCGTAAGTATGCAAAAGACCAAGGACACCCAGAACGAACAGCTGTAGTCTCATTCAAACAGTCCTTCCACGGAAGAACCTACGCCACGATGTCTGTGACGGGACAAGAAAAAATTCAGGTTGGATATGATCCTTTAATGTCTGATGTAAGATTTTTGGCATTTAATAAAGACTCTGATTTAGAAAAGATCCATGACGGTAAAACGGCAGCAGTACTATTGGAGCTGGTACAAGGCGAAGGAGGAGTCAACCCTGCACAAAAAGACTGGCTGCATTCATTACAAGCTATCTGTAAAGCTAACGATATTCTTTTGATAGTTGACGAAGTACAAACAGGTATGGGAAGAACTGGGGAATTATTTGCTTATGAACACTATGAGATCGAACCTGATGTGATGACACTTGCAAAAGGATTAGGGTCTGGCTTTCCAATTGGTGCAATGCTGGCAAAAGGTACTGTTGCAGCATCATTTACTCCAGGAACACATGGCACAACATTCGGCGGAAATCCATTAGTTGCTACAGCCGGCTTAGCCACATTAACTGAAATGACTATGCCAAGTTTTATGGAAGAAGTGAAACAAAAGGCAGCTGATTTCAAAGAACAATTAAATCAATTAGCTGATCAGTACAGTGTCATTACTAAAGTAAAAGGTTTTGGTTTTCTGATTGGGATAGAAGTAAGTGTGGAAGCAAGAAAACTAGTGACGATGTTACAACAGCATCACGTTTTGACCTTGACAGCTGGGGACTCTGTTTTGCGTATTTTGCCACCGTTAACGGTTACGTCTAGAGAAATCGAATATTTTTTTCAAAAATTAGAACTGGTCTTAATAGAAATTCAAAGAGAAAATAAACCAATAAATTGA
- the argF gene encoding ornithine carbamoyltransferase: MIENKRKSNTKNILQVADLTEQEILSLIEEAIVMKEQTKAGIPHPYLHGKTLGMIFEKSSTRTRVSFEVGMTQLGGHALFLSSKDIQLGRGESIADTSKVLSRYVDGMMIRTFGHEIIEEFAEHASVPIINGLTNEHHPMQVLADLMTIYEKKGKLKGLKLAYIGDGNNNMPHSLMEGSAIMGMNMHIASPIGYEPLEEIFQKAKKKGEHTGANIQFTDDPIEAIKEADIVVTDVWTSMGMEKEANKRLSIFQDYQVNVDLIQYAKEDFIFLHCLPAHRGEEVTTEVIDGSHSVVFDEAENRLHAQKAVLKRLMADT, translated from the coding sequence TTGATAGAAAACAAGAGGAAATCAAACACAAAAAATATTTTACAAGTAGCAGACTTAACAGAACAAGAAATTCTATCACTGATCGAAGAAGCAATCGTTATGAAAGAACAAACCAAGGCTGGGATTCCACATCCTTATTTACATGGGAAAACGTTAGGGATGATTTTTGAAAAATCTTCTACACGAACGCGTGTATCATTTGAAGTAGGAATGACTCAACTAGGCGGGCATGCATTATTTTTAAGTTCTAAAGATATCCAGTTAGGAAGAGGAGAAAGTATTGCGGACACATCTAAAGTTCTTTCACGTTATGTAGATGGAATGATGATTCGTACTTTTGGACATGAAATTATTGAAGAATTTGCTGAACATGCATCTGTGCCAATCATAAATGGGTTAACGAATGAACATCACCCGATGCAAGTTCTTGCGGATCTGATGACGATTTATGAGAAAAAAGGAAAGTTGAAAGGGCTGAAATTAGCTTATATTGGAGATGGAAACAACAATATGCCTCACTCCTTGATGGAAGGATCCGCAATTATGGGTATGAATATGCATATTGCAAGCCCAATAGGATACGAACCTTTAGAGGAAATTTTTCAAAAGGCTAAAAAGAAGGGTGAGCATACCGGAGCGAATATTCAATTTACTGATGATCCGATCGAAGCAATCAAAGAAGCTGATATCGTGGTCACTGATGTATGGACAAGTATGGGAATGGAGAAAGAGGCAAATAAACGCTTATCCATTTTTCAGGATTACCAAGTAAATGTAGACCTTATCCAATATGCAAAAGAAGATTTCATTTTCTTGCATTGTCTGCCAGCACATCGTGGGGAGGAAGTAACGACAGAAGTGATTGATGGAAGCCATTCAGTTGTCTTTGATGAAGCAGAAAATCGATTGCATGCTCAAAAAGCAGTATTGAAAAGATTAATGGCAGATACATAA
- the argB gene encoding acetylglutamate kinase: MDILIMKIGGSIQDQLPASFYQIIAQLQQTKKCYPVIVHGGGPMINQLLEKLAIPTRFVNGLRVTTQEVLTVVKMVLSGSINNEIVTQCQIQHLQAIGISGIDHGLLKVRPIQATEDIGFVGEVTEVNTAFLMNLLENNIIPVISPIGMDEKGQHYNINGDMAASAIAKALGGKLAFISDVPGVMEREQGILKVHPSLTKQEAEKLIEEAVITDGMIPKVRSALGSLSNQMNQAVILNGLKPEDIASYLKGNEVGTKFVYKEEVMYG, translated from the coding sequence ATGGATATCTTGATCATGAAAATTGGCGGAAGTATACAAGACCAATTACCAGCGTCTTTTTATCAAATAATAGCCCAGCTGCAACAAACAAAAAAATGCTATCCGGTAATTGTCCATGGTGGAGGTCCAATGATCAATCAATTATTAGAAAAACTAGCCATTCCGACTAGATTTGTCAATGGATTACGTGTGACCACACAAGAAGTATTAACCGTAGTAAAAATGGTATTAAGCGGATCAATCAATAACGAAATCGTTACTCAATGTCAGATCCAACACTTGCAAGCTATCGGTATAAGCGGCATTGACCATGGATTATTAAAGGTAAGACCTATCCAGGCAACCGAAGATATTGGATTTGTGGGGGAAGTTACTGAAGTAAACACCGCTTTTTTAATGAATTTACTCGAAAACAATATCATCCCCGTTATTTCACCTATCGGAATGGATGAAAAAGGACAACACTACAACATTAATGGAGATATGGCAGCTTCTGCAATAGCAAAAGCCTTAGGTGGAAAACTTGCTTTTATTAGTGATGTTCCAGGAGTCATGGAGCGAGAACAAGGAATTTTAAAAGTGCATCCTTCCTTAACAAAACAAGAAGCCGAAAAGCTGATCGAAGAGGCAGTCATCACTGATGGGATGATTCCAAAGGTTCGTTCAGCACTTGGAAGTCTATCTAATCAGATGAATCAAGCTGTTATTTTGAATGGTTTGAAACCCGAAGACATCGCAAGCTATTTAAAAGGAAATGAAGTAGGAACAAAATTTGTCTATAAGGAGGAAGTGATGTATGGCTAA
- the argJ gene encoding bifunctional glutamate N-acetyltransferase/amino-acid acetyltransferase ArgJ, protein MLTDIKQSIQTFQLLEDGHVTSPKGFTAGGVHTGLRKAALDFGWIHSIVPASAAGVYTLNSFQAAPLKLTKKHVDTAQQIQTLVVNSGNANSCTGEDGMKKAQATAELVAKEKGIEAHLVAIASTGIIGVPLPFAPIEKGIQYLNDPLCQKAENFERAILTTDIETKHLAIEMEIDGKKITIGGAAKGSGMIHPNMATMLGFITTDAVVDSKSLEQALKSTTDQTFNMITVDGDSSTNDMVLALANGTQNNQTLTQEHPQWTKFLQGFHYVCKTLAKSIARDGEGATKLIEVEVVGATTIEAARAVAKTVISSNLVKTAMYGSDANWGRIISAIGYSKQKIEPERIKVAFGHIPVVENGMGVPFDEEAVMLILVKDELKLTIDLQQGDCSATAWGCDLTYDYIRINSSYRT, encoded by the coding sequence ATGTTAACCGATATCAAACAATCCATACAAACATTTCAACTATTAGAGGATGGTCATGTAACCTCTCCAAAAGGATTTACCGCTGGTGGCGTACATACAGGTCTGCGAAAAGCTGCTCTTGATTTTGGCTGGATCCATTCAATTGTTCCTGCATCAGCTGCTGGTGTTTATACCTTGAATAGTTTTCAGGCTGCTCCTCTTAAATTGACAAAGAAGCATGTAGATACAGCGCAACAAATTCAAACATTAGTCGTGAATTCTGGCAATGCTAATTCGTGCACAGGTGAAGACGGGATGAAAAAAGCTCAAGCAACAGCTGAACTCGTAGCTAAAGAAAAAGGAATTGAAGCCCATCTGGTAGCGATTGCGTCTACAGGAATCATAGGTGTTCCATTACCTTTTGCTCCTATCGAGAAAGGAATCCAATATTTGAACGATCCGCTTTGCCAAAAAGCAGAGAACTTCGAGCGAGCTATCTTAACGACAGACATTGAGACAAAACACTTAGCCATTGAAATGGAAATTGATGGAAAGAAAATTACGATCGGTGGAGCTGCAAAAGGTTCTGGCATGATCCATCCCAACATGGCCACGATGCTTGGTTTCATAACAACTGATGCTGTTGTTGACAGTAAAAGTTTGGAACAAGCATTAAAGTCAACTACAGACCAAACATTTAATATGATTACTGTTGATGGAGATTCGAGTACAAATGATATGGTCCTTGCTTTAGCAAACGGAACCCAAAACAATCAAACCTTAACGCAAGAGCACCCACAATGGACTAAATTCTTACAAGGTTTTCACTACGTGTGCAAAACGCTGGCTAAATCGATCGCTCGTGACGGAGAAGGTGCTACTAAATTAATCGAAGTGGAAGTTGTAGGAGCGACAACGATTGAGGCTGCTCGAGCAGTTGCTAAAACGGTTATTTCTTCAAACTTAGTAAAAACCGCTATGTATGGATCGGATGCCAATTGGGGCAGAATCATCTCAGCTATAGGATACAGCAAGCAAAAAATAGAGCCAGAACGAATAAAAGTAGCATTTGGCCATATACCGGTTGTTGAAAATGGAATGGGCGTTCCATTTGATGAAGAAGCCGTTATGCTTATATTGGTAAAGGATGAATTAAAGCTGACGATCGATTTGCAGCAAGGCGACTGCTCAGCGACAGCATGGGGATGCGATTTAACTTATGATTACATTCGGATCAATTCATCTTATCGGACGTGA